In Cloacibacterium caeni, a single window of DNA contains:
- the fmt gene encoding methionyl-tRNA formyltransferase, with amino-acid sequence MKNLKVVFFGTPDFAAKSLEAIHQSHHEIVGVVTVADKPSGRGQKLTESPVKKYALENDLPVFQPEKLRNPEFLEEMRKLEADVFVVVAFRMMPKVLFEMPKLGTFNLHASLLPDYRGAAPINFAIINGEEKTGATTFFINEKIDEGNILLQEELPISPDENAGSLHDRLMGMGAKLVVKTLDGLAENSIIEQPQPQVAEPKNAFKIFKEDTRIHWNQETVKVHNFIRGMSPYPCAFTTLNIGEETKGLKIYAGTFEVSEHQKTVGTLEISKNIFRIYTKDGFYQPTEVQLEGKKRMNVKDFLNGFHSFDDIKIA; translated from the coding sequence ATGAAAAATTTAAAAGTTGTTTTTTTCGGGACGCCAGATTTTGCGGCTAAATCTTTAGAAGCGATTCATCAGTCTCATCACGAAATTGTAGGAGTGGTTACCGTTGCAGATAAACCTTCAGGTCGTGGACAAAAACTTACTGAATCTCCTGTTAAAAAATATGCCTTAGAAAATGATTTGCCAGTTTTTCAACCAGAAAAATTGAGAAATCCAGAATTTTTGGAAGAAATGAGAAAATTAGAGGCAGATGTTTTCGTAGTGGTTGCCTTTAGAATGATGCCAAAAGTATTATTTGAAATGCCTAAATTGGGAACTTTCAATCTTCACGCAAGTTTATTACCAGATTATAGAGGTGCAGCTCCAATCAATTTTGCGATTATTAACGGCGAAGAAAAAACGGGCGCTACTACTTTCTTTATCAATGAAAAAATAGATGAAGGAAACATTCTTTTGCAAGAAGAATTGCCTATTTCACCAGATGAAAATGCAGGAAGTTTACATGATAGATTGATGGGAATGGGCGCAAAACTGGTAGTGAAAACATTAGATGGTTTAGCCGAAAATTCAATCATAGAACAACCGCAACCACAAGTTGCAGAGCCAAAAAATGCTTTCAAAATTTTCAAAGAAGATACGAGAATTCATTGGAATCAAGAAACGGTTAAGGTTCACAATTTCATTAGAGGAATGTCGCCTTATCCTTGTGCTTTCACCACTTTAAACATCGGTGAAGAAACTAAAGGTTTGAAGATTTATGCAGGAACTTTTGAAGTTTCAGAGCATCAGAAAACGGTTGGAACTTTAGAAATTTCTAAAAATATTTTTAGAATTTATACCAAAGATGGCTTTTATCAGCCAACAGAAGTTCAGTTAGAAGGAAAAAAACGAATGAATGTGAAAGATTTCTTAAACGGATTTCACAGTTTTGATGATATAAAAATAGCGTAG